Within Streptomyces albofaciens JCM 4342, the genomic segment CAGAGCCTGCCATGCTTTCGGCGTCGTGAACCAGTGAGGTCCGCTCTCCTGTGGATGAACCCGCTTCTGTGGATACATCCGTGACCTGTGTGGGTCTGCGGTTACGCGGCTCGGCAGCTGCGCGACCACGGCTGATGATTCCATGCAGCAGAGAACGACGTTTCACGTGAAACACGATGACAGTGTCACGTCCGTTTTGTACGCGACACTCCGCTTTATGTCGTTTTGTTAGTTTTCCCGGGCTATCCCTCGCGCCCCCGGAGCTCGCTCAGCGTCGCCGCCCCCTCGATGCCCGGCTGGGCCGGGCCGCCTTGGCGCGCTTGGCCGCGAACCGCACACCGCCCGGGCTCTCGCCGACCTCCACCCGCACCACGGTCGACATCGGGTCCACGATTCCCTCACCGACCTGGACCACGGAGGTTTCCACGACACCGAGCTTGCCCAGTGCCGCGCGGGCACCCTTCAGCTCCTCCTCGGCGGTGTCTCCCTTGAGCGCGAGCATCTCGCCGTACGGACGCAGCAAGGGGACACCCCAACCCGCCAGCCGGTCGAGCGGTGCCACGGCTCGCGCGGTCACCACATGGACCTGCGGGAGCTTGCCCATGACCTCCTCGGCGCGACCGCGGACCACCGTCACGTGATCCAGCCCCAGCAACTCGACGACCTCCAGGAGGAAGTTCGTACGGCGCAGCAGCGGCTCCAGCAGCGTGATCTTCAGGTCCGGGCGTACCAGGGCCAGCGGAATGCCCGGGAGCCCGGCGCCCGAGCCCACGTCGCAGACGGTGACGCCCTCGGGCACCACCTCGGAGAGCACCGCGCAGTTCAGCAGGTGCCGCTCCCACAGCCGCGGCACTTCACGCGGTCCGATCAGTCCTCTGCGTACGCCCGCGTCGGCGAGCAGCTCCCCGTAGCGCACGGCTTCCGGGAAACGCTCACCGAACACCTCGCGCGCCACATCCGGCGCCGGTGGGAGCTCCGCTGCTGCGTCCGTCACGGGAACCGCCTTCCTCTGGACTGTTATCAGGCTGACAAGACGTGGCCCCGCCTGCGAGTACAGACGGGGCCGGATAGATCAAGGGCTGTTCGGTGGCGCGGGCCGTCAGGCCGGCAGGACCACCACACAGCGCTGGGGCTCCTCGCCCTCGGACTCGCTGCGCAGCCCGGCCGCCGCGACGGCGTCGTGCACGACCTTGCGCTCGAAGGGGGTCATCGGCTTCAGCTTGACCGGCTCGCCGCTGCCCTTGGCCTCCTCCGCAGCCTTCGCGCCCAGCTCCGCGAGTTCCTCGCGCTTGCGGGCCCGGAATCCCGCGATGTCCAGCATCAGGCGGCTGCGGTCACCGGTCTCGCGGTGCACCGCGAGCCGGGTCAGCTCCTGGAGCGCCTCCAGCACCTCGCCGTCCCGGCCGACCAGCTTCTGCAGGTCGCGGCTGGTCGAGTCGCTGATGATCGACACGGCCGCGCGGTCGGCCTCGACGTCCATGTCGATGTCGCCGTCGAGGTCGGCGATGTCCAGCAGGCCCTCAAGGTAGTCGGCCGCGATCTCACCCTCCTGCTCCAGGCGGGTCAGGGTGTCGGTGCCCTCGGCGGCCGGGGTCGTGTCCGTCACGGAAGGACTCCTTCTTACTTCTTGGACGGGTGCTTGGGCCGCTGCTGGCCCTTGCGCTGTCCGGACTTGGCGTTACGGGAGCCGGAGGCGGAGGAACCGCCCTTCGGCTTGCTGTCCTGCGGTGCCTTCTTCTCCAGGGACTGCTTCTTCGAAGCGTCCGCGTCGGAGGCACCGGAAGCGCTGGAGCCGGACCCCGCGCGGGTGCGCCGGGGCTGCTGACCGCCGGCCGGCTTGCCACCGGTCTGCTTGCCGCCGGTGGGCTGGGTCTGACGCTGGGACTTGCTCTGCCGCTTGGGCTGCTGCCGGTTCTGGCGGGCCTCCTCGGCGGCCTTCCTGGCCTCGACCTCGGCCGGGTCCTCCTTGAGCTTGCCCTTGGCCCGCAGCCGCTCCTGACGCTCCTGGAAGGCCTTGCTGCCCGGGGTCGGGTTGCGGCGGATGACGAACATCTGCTGACCCATGGTCCACACGTTGGTGGTCAGCCAGTACAGGAGGACGCCGACGGGGAAGCCGGGGAAGCCGATACCGAAGACGGCGAACATGATCGGGAAGACGTACATCAGCATCTTCTGCTGCTGCATGAACGGCGTCTTCACCGTCAGGTCGACGTTCTTGGTCATCAGCTGGCGCTGCGTGTAGAACTGCGAGGCCGACATCAGGACGATCATGATGACGGTGACCACGCGCACGTCGGTGACCGAGGCGCCCAGCGACTGGATCTTCTCCGGCGTGTCCAGGAACTTCGCGGCCAGCGGGGCACCGAAGATGTGCGCCTTCTGCGCGCTCTCCAGCAGCGACTGGTTGATGACGCCGACCGTCTGGTTGTTCGCGATGTGGCTGAGGACCTGGTACAGCGAGATGAAGAAGGGCGACTGCGCCAG encodes:
- a CDS encoding protein jag, producing MTDTTPAAEGTDTLTRLEQEGEIAADYLEGLLDIADLDGDIDMDVEADRAAVSIISDSTSRDLQKLVGRDGEVLEALQELTRLAVHRETGDRSRLMLDIAGFRARKREELAELGAKAAEEAKGSGEPVKLKPMTPFERKVVHDAVAAAGLRSESEGEEPQRCVVVLPA
- the rsmG gene encoding 16S rRNA (guanine(527)-N(7))-methyltransferase RsmG, encoding MTDAAAELPPAPDVAREVFGERFPEAVRYGELLADAGVRRGLIGPREVPRLWERHLLNCAVLSEVVPEGVTVCDVGSGAGLPGIPLALVRPDLKITLLEPLLRRTNFLLEVVELLGLDHVTVVRGRAEEVMGKLPQVHVVTARAVAPLDRLAGWGVPLLRPYGEMLALKGDTAEEELKGARAALGKLGVVETSVVQVGEGIVDPMSTVVRVEVGESPGGVRFAAKRAKAARPSRASRGRRR
- the yidC gene encoding membrane protein insertase YidC, whose protein sequence is MDTILSPLYYAVSWIIVQFHSFYSLIFDENSGAAWGLSIVSLVVLIRICLIPLFVKQIKSTRNMQALQPKMKAIQERYKSDKQRQSEEMMKLYKETGTNPLSSCLPILAQSPFFISLYQVLSHIANNQTVGVINQSLLESAQKAHIFGAPLAAKFLDTPEKIQSLGASVTDVRVVTVIMIVLMSASQFYTQRQLMTKNVDLTVKTPFMQQQKMLMYVFPIMFAVFGIGFPGFPVGVLLYWLTTNVWTMGQQMFVIRRNPTPGSKAFQERQERLRAKGKLKEDPAEVEARKAAEEARQNRQQPKRQSKSQRQTQPTGGKQTGGKPAGGQQPRRTRAGSGSSASGASDADASKKQSLEKKAPQDSKPKGGSSASGSRNAKSGQRKGQQRPKHPSKK